From the genome of Brienomyrus brachyistius isolate T26 chromosome 8, BBRACH_0.4, whole genome shotgun sequence, one region includes:
- the LOC125747124 gene encoding P2Y purinoceptor 1-like, with protein MMHDFLEEHSLRYPMKNVDCTEINLDFTHTFLPIVYILVFIIGIIGNFWGLYSVRKNWRKLGNINIFVLNLGVADLLYVFCLPFLVVYYYNKSIWIFGKTFCMVTRFCFNLNLYGSIGFLTCICIYRYLGIVHTMEVMGRIKTRHSMGISVLVWCSVLIQIIPDMFFEKTPKNSSDSCYDTTADERIRDYLPYSIGWSITGFGVPLFVILWCYGHVAVVLATRANVDALLKQRCLKLVIILIILFSVCFIPYHVLRNLNLVTRIFKQDGTCHETYKDIYVAHQVSRGLASMNSAINSLIYLLGNDDFLLRFHGFSTRARMSLSRMAGVVIYKKPQESDSIDAAA; from the coding sequence ATGATGCATGATTTCTTAGAAGAACACTCTTTGAGGTACCCAATGAAGAACGTCGACTGCACAGAAATAAACTTGGATTTTACGCACACATTTTTGCCCATCGTTTATATTCTGGTGTTTATTATTGGGATTATCGGTAATTTCTGGGGTTTGTATTCAGTGAGGAAGAATTGGAGGAAACTTGGTAATATCAACATCTTCGTGCTAAACCTTGGAGTTGCCGATCTGCTCTACGTGTTTTGTTTGCCTTTCCTGGTGGTTTATTACTACAATAAAAGCATATGGATCTTCGGAAAAACATTCTGCATGGTGACCAGGTTCTGCTTCAATCTGAACTTGTACGGCAGCATCGGCTTCCTCACATGCATCTGCATTTACCGGTACCTCGGCATCGTCCACACCATGGAGGTGATGGGAAGGATTAAGACCCGACATTCAATGGGGATAAGCGTGTTGGTATGGTGTTCCGTTCTGATCCAGATAATTCCCGACATGTTTTTTGAAAAGACGCCGAAAAATTCATCCGATTCATGCTATGACACTACAGCCGACGAACGGATCAGGGATTATCTTCCATACAGCATCGGATGGTCCATAACTGGATTCGGCGTCCCACTGTTCGTCATCCTTTGGTGCTACGGCCACGTCGCGGTGGTCCTCGCAACCCGAGCCAACGTCGATGCCCTGCTGAAGCAGCGGTGCCTGAAACTGGTCATCATCTTGATCATCCTGTTCTCCGTCTGCTTCATCCCCTACCACGTGCTGAGGAACCTTAACTTGGTGACCAGGATATTTAAGCAGGACGGCACCTGCCACGAAACGTACAAGGACATTTACGTCGCCCACCAGGTGAGTCGCGGGCTGGCTAGCATGAACAGTGCCATCAATTCCTTGATTTATCTGCTGGGGAACGACGATTTTCTCCTGCGCTTCCACGGGTTCAGCACGAGGGCCAGGATGTCCCTGTCCCGAATGGCGGGGGTCGTCATCTACAAAAAGCCGCAGGAGTCGGACTCTATAGACGCAGCTGCATGA
- the rspo4 gene encoding R-spondin-4, with product MHLRLLVILTLFSNAMMTLTPKPRKDSGIKDASEVCRNCLECSLDNGCLRCPEKLFLYLQREGVWHLGSCLHSCPAGHYGVRGRGMNRCLKCKAPSCDSCFSRDFCTKCKPGFQLFKGKCLHNCPESTYAHLTDCLEDCQLQPWSEWTSCKRKGLSCGYRWGKQSRSRQKSPLCPAQSENRKCPMRRRCPGERRETVRKCERKTGGKQRNLCKDGVVTDAPEGHRRDTQGEEDGKVQRQIRL from the exons ATGCATTTGCGACTCCTTGTCATATTAACTCTGTTCAGCAATGCAATGATGACGTTAACTCCGAAGCCGAGAAAAGACAGTG GCATCAAGGACGCTTCCGAGGTTTGCCGGAACTGTCTGGAATGCTCGCTGGATAACGGCTGCCTACGCTGCCCAGAGAAGCTGTTCCTGTATCTCCAGCGAGAGGGTGTGTGGCACCTCGGCTCCTGCCTGCACTCCTGTCCAGCGGGACACTACGGCGTACGCGGTCGGGGCATGAACCGCTGCTTGA aatgcaaagcCCCCAGTTGCGATTCGTGCTTCAGCAGAGACTTCTGCACAAAATGCAAACCAGGGTTCCAGCTGTTTAAAGGAAAGTGCCTGCACAACTGTCCAGAAAGCACATACGCACATTTAACAGACTGCTTAG AGGACTGTCAGTTGCAGCCTTGGAGCGAGTGGACCTCCTGCAAGCGAAAAGGTTTGAGCTGTGGTTACAGGTGGGGGAAGCAGAGCAGGAGCAGGCAAAAGTCACCCCTCTGTCCAGCTCAGAGTGAAAACAGGAAATGTCCAATGCGAAGGAGATGCCCGGGAG AGCGACGGGAGACAGTaaggaagtgtgagagaaagaCGGGAGgcaaacagaggaatctctgcAAGGATGGAGTGGTGACAGACGCACCAGAGGGTCACAGAAGAGACACGCAAGGAGAGGAGGACGGGAAAGTGCAGCGGCAGATCCGGCTTTGA